CCGGCGCATAAAGAAGATCGAGGAGAAGACCATCGCGGCGCAGCGCGGCTCGTTCACCACCTGCGACCTGGGCCAGCCGCACTACCGCTTCTGGTCGCCCAAACTCAAAATCTACGTGGAGGACAAGGTGGTGGCGCGGCCCGCGGTCCTCTTCATGGGCGAGGTCCCGGTGGCGGCGGCGCCTTTTTATTTCTTCTCCCTCCGCAAAGACCGCCACTCCGGCTTTCTGTCGCCGTACATCCGTTACAGGCGGCAAGGCCAGTTCGTCGTCAACAACGGCTTCTACTGGGTGATAAACGACTTCTCGGACGCGACCTTCCTCCTCGATTACGAAGCCAAGAAGGGTTGGCGCAAGGGCGCGAACCTGGTGTACCTCTACGGCAGCCGCTCCACCGTCAACAACTTCTACGCCAGCCAAATGCGCCAGCGCGATACGGCGACCGAGTGGTGGAAGATATATTCCTCCCACCGCCAGGACTTCACCGACGACGCCGCGGCGCTGCTGCGCCTCGACCTTCGCAACAGCACCGCGTACGACGACTACTTCGACGAAGATTTCGAGGTCCGGACCGAACAGAACCTCGAGTCGTTCGCCAACGTCTCGCAGAACTGGACCGACTATCAGCTCTCGCTTGACGCGCGCTTCACCAAACAGAAGACCGAGGAGGGCGGCGGCTCGCCGCAGCCGATGACGCTCTTCGCCGTGCCGCCCCATGAGACCGAGCCGTACGGCGGCACCATCCAGCGGACGAGGGACCCTTTCCCCCGCGTAAACTTCTACGCCACGCGGAAAGAGCTGGCCGAGACGCGTTTCTACTACCAGTACAACGCTGGCTGGGTGAACTACTACGACTTCGAGGAGGCGGGCTCGGTTCTCAAGGAGGGCTCGGCGGACCTCTCGACGTCGCGGCCGCTGACGCTCTTCCGCTACTTGAGGTTGGACCCCGGGGCCGCCGGCCACGGCTACTGGTACGACCGCGACAAGTTCGGCCGGAACAGTCGCTTCCTCGGCACGTGGGACACCACGGTCAGCGCCTCGACCAAGGTCTACGGCATCTTCGAGCGCGGCGACACCGTCTTCCGCCACATCGTCAACCCCGCCGTTACGCACAGTTACCGGCCCGATATTGACCAGTCGTGGATGGTCACCGGCGGCGCGGTCTACCCCGAGCAGAGCATGCTCTCGCTCGCGCTGCGGCAATCGTTCGACATCAAGTTCCCCGAAGAGGAGGAGGCGGAAGAGGGGGCGGAGGAGGCCGGCGCCGAGGGCCCGGCGCGTTCGTGGGAGGACGTGTACCGGCCCAAACGCGGCGGCCTGGAGCGCCCGCGCGGCGAGTCCATCCCGCGGCTGCGCAAGGCGGGGGCGTTGGGGAAGGTGGTCAACCTCGCGACGTGGGACGCCACCACCGCCTATAACCTGGGGCCGCTCAGTTACCCGGGCGAGCGG
This portion of the bacterium genome encodes:
- a CDS encoding putative LPS assembly protein LptD, yielding MGKEFRNLWPVLMSLAVAASPAGATVLQDPDEGEVGDFFKYFGGPGDEEFSLEGEEAAAWVAKVRAERGLTAPLEAVTAGEARAELEEPPLAPDEVRFVVDEEAGWIEYLVKEDTVSLYRDARVSYGETTLTADRVRFFSGRDLVVAEGYCELADPTQTMLGVRMSYDLETGKGVILRGDADSAQGYYRGRRIKKIEEKTIAAQRGSFTTCDLGQPHYRFWSPKLKIYVEDKVVARPAVLFMGEVPVAAAPFYFFSLRKDRHSGFLSPYIRYRRQGQFVVNNGFYWVINDFSDATFLLDYEAKKGWRKGANLVYLYGSRSTVNNFYASQMRQRDTATEWWKIYSSHRQDFTDDAAALLRLDLRNSTAYDDYFDEDFEVRTEQNLESFANVSQNWTDYQLSLDARFTKQKTEEGGGSPQPMTLFAVPPHETEPYGGTIQRTRDPFPRVNFYATRKELAETRFYYQYNAGWVNYYDFEEAGSVLKEGSADLSTSRPLTLFRYLRLDPGAAGHGYWYDRDKFGRNSRFLGTWDTTVSASTKVYGIFERGDTVFRHIVNPAVTHSYRPDIDQSWMVTGGAVYPEQSMLSLALRQSFDIKFPEEEEAEEGAEEAGAEGPARSWEDVYRPKRGGLERPRGESIPRLRKAGALGKVVNLATWDATTAYNLGPLSYPGERPLSNLVNAVEITPNFRDWYFLSHRLQLTNDMYDFSLLGLDATTTVSFTTGPLAREEGGLDQSWREATDPYGKPRVPEDEDLDPNVYNIDTITGRRYEAGEGMGRGWNFSFTHDYSWSEGGFDLHTLKGAVSFDLTKKWRLGYDAYYDIAEGRLISEHYRVYRNLHRWEAEFRIVSEKEQFEYWFQVRLIDIPEIEFYTTQTRTF